ATCAAGGTATTTACTGTCACCGGTTTGCTGCGACAAGGCGGCAAAGGCTGGCGGCGCCATAAATAATGAATCACACCACCACCAATCTTTACGTCCGAGCTCTGGGTTCTCAACCATCAGATCCAACGCTTTGATCGTCGGCTCAAGGGCTTCAACTTGATTCACCACAGGGTAAACATCTAGGTATGCCTGACAGCAGATGTGATCATCGGCAAAGCGGGCATTGGGACCCGCGCGGAAACCTGTGTGCAGCGCATAATTCATCACGCCATCAAGGTATTCAGAGTCATCTGTTGCTAGCCATGCTGCTGAGGTACAAGACCAAAACACACCTCGTTCCCAATCGGTATCTTTAATAAAACGGGTTTTGCCACTACGACGGATCACGCTGCGAGTTTGATTGGCCGCTTGGTAACGATATACCCGCTTCATGGTATCGAGAATGGCTTGTTTAGTGCCTAACGTCATCTTGCTTCTCCCTTTTCTTTCGCCTGCTTGCTTGCTTAACGCGCCAACCAACCACCATCAACTGCAATGGTGTAGCCGTTTATATAATCGCTCGCAGAAGAAGCAAGGAATACCGCAGGGCCTTCTAAGTCTGCTGGCAAGCCCCAACGATTCGCAGGAATACGCTCTAAAATTGCTGCATTACGCGCTTCATCCGCACGCAGAGCTGCAGTGTTGTCGGTTGCCATGTAGCCCGGCGCAATCGCATTCACATTGATGTTGTGCTCGGCAAGTTCAGTCGCCAAGGCGCGGGTTAAGCCCATCACCGCTGACTTACTCGCAGTATAAGAAGGAACGCGGATACCGCCTTGGTAAGACAACATTGAAGCGATATTGATGATCTTGCCGCCATTACCCTGCTTAACAAATTGCTTGGCAACAGATTGCGATAAGAAGAACAAGGTTTTCTGGTTAATGTTGATCACATCATCCCAGTCGGATTCTGAGAATTTCAGCAGATCTTCACGGCGAATGATGCCTGCATTGTTAATCAAAATATCAACCTGCCCCATCACCTCAACGGCTTCAGCAACAATGGCTTCAAGCTTATCTTGTTCCATTAGGTTAGCCGTAATGTAGTGGAACTTACGACCCAGTGCTTCCACTTGCTGCTGAGTTTCTGGGGCTGCTTGGTGGCCAATGCCCACAATATTTGCGCCCGCTTTCGCCAGCCCTAACGCCATACCCTGACCAAGACCCGTGTTACAGCCAGTAACGATGGCAACTTTGCCTGAAAGATCAAACATGTTCATTTGGAATTCCTAATTTAAGCTGGGCGGTATAGCAAGCAATAAAAAGCCAATGACTCTTCGCTATACCGCTAATTGAGAGAGTGTGTTACTTCAGATCACTCATTGCGACGTGGTCCATGTCATGGAAGGTTTGGTTCTCTCCCACCATGCTCCAAATAAAGGTGTAAGCCGCTGTGCCAACGCCTGAGTGAATTGACCAACTAGGGCTGATCACCGCTTGTTCGTTACGCATCACAATGTGGCGGGTTTCTTGTGGCTCACCCATGTAGTGGAAAACGATATTGTCATCTTTCATGTTGAAGTACAGGTACACTTCCATACGGCGTTCGTGGGTATGGCACGGCATAGTATTCCAAAGGCTACCCGGTGCTAGCTCCGTCAACCCCATTAATAGCTGGCAAGTCGGCAGAACCGCAGGATGCAGGTACTTATTGATGGTACGAACGTTACAGTTTTCTTGGCTACCTAGGGTTTCTGGCGAGGCATCTTCACGAGTGATTTTACGGGTTGGGTACGTCATGTGGGCTGGCGCGCTGTTCACGTAGAAACGAGCAGGCTGTTGAGCCGAGACACTTTCAAATTTAACCTCTTTAGCCCCTTTGCCCACATAAATGGCTTCACGTGTGCCAATCTCATAGGTTTTGCCATCCACAATGACTAAACCAGGCTCACCGATATTGATCGCACCCAGTTCGCGACGCTCTAGGAAGTAATCAACACCGATTTCTTTACCGCCCTCAAGCATTAATGCTTCGTCAGTCGGTACGGCACCGCCAACAATAATGCGGTCAATGTGACTATAAGTCAGGTTCAGTTGACCTTCTTGAAACATATTTTCGATCAGGAACTGCTCACGAAGCCCTGCTGTGTCGAGTTGTTTAGCGTGTTCGCTATGAATTGGTTGACGAATTTCCATGTTAAACCTCTTATTCATTTGTTTGGCAAGGTACACAACGTTATGTCGTCGTGGCTTTTAGTTACCGCTTTTCATCGCAGCGGCTTGGTAGGCCCATTCACCTTTTAGTAAGGTCCCTTGCACCTGTAATGCTTCATTCATAACAATCAGGCTGGCATCCATGCCTTCGGCAATACTGCCAAGGCGGTGGGCAAGCCCAAGATAATTGGCAGGAACATACGATGCCATTTGCACCGCTTCCCATTCAGGTACATGGCTGTTAAACACCATGTTTCGCAGCGCTTGATCTAAGCTACAAGTGCTACCTGCGAGCGAACCACACTTAGTGCGTGCTGCGCCATCAGTGACAGTAATGGTTTGTGCGCCCAGTAAGTATTCACCATCGGCTAAGCCCCCCGCACGCATACAATCTGTGATTAAGGCAATGCCCTGATACCCTTTCATTCGGTAGGCGAGTTGCATCATGACTGGGTTAACGTGAATACCATCAGCAATCAATTCAGCGAGCATGTCGTGGTAAAGTACCGCGCCACAGCATCCCGGTTCGCGGTGATGTAGCCCTCGCATACCGTTGAAAAGATGAACCCCGCAATCGGCGCCACGGTGATAAGCTTCTGTGACTTGCTCAAAGGTGGCATCTGTGTGTGCCACTGACGATTTGATTTCACGCTCGGTCAGCCAACTGATCGCTTCCATTGCCCCTTTCGCTTCAGGTGCAACTGCCACGCGAAGTAGCGACTCCCCTGCGCTTTGATGCAACTGTTCGAGCTCAGACAATGATGGCGATTTTAAATACGCCGTTGGGTGCGATCCGCGATGAGGTTCGGTGAAATACGGGCCCTCTAAAAAGCTGCCCAGTAGCTCTGCACCTTGGTGCTGAACCCTTGAAGTGAAACGACGAACCTGCTCTAAAGCATTTAGAATATCGGTCCAAGGTGCTGTCACTGTGGTACCGACCCAAGCAACAACACCCGTTTGTGGCAACGCATTGGCGATGGTTTGCAATGCGTTATCGGTTGCATCCATCACATCGGCGCCGTCACGACCATGAATATGAATATCCACAAAGCCCGGCATTAAAGATTGCCCTTCAAGGCGAATAACAGGGCAATCGGTTGGGGTCTCTGCCGTCAGTGCTTCGATTTTTCCATCAGCAATAATGACGAGGGTATCCGTCGCAATACCTTGCTGTGTAAACACCCGATCGGCGTGTAAAGCGTAGCGCATGGTTATAACCCATCTTCACATTCAACAACGGGCTCAGGTTGCATCAGCGCTTCGACTTCTTTACGCATGTCTTGCATACACGAAGTACCAATCTCGAGTAATAATTCCACCAGCACCGGCAATGTCACGTCTTCACGTTCAAAAGCGGCATTAGCGATCATAGGTAAATTCGCACCGCCTATAAGCTCAACGTTTGGCTGATCCATCAAAATCGCCAGCGCACGGTTACACGGTGAACCACCTGGAATATCGGTTAAAAACAGTACCCCTTCACCCGAATCCACATCTTGTGCCGCTTGACGAAGATCCGCTTCAAGTTGCTCTGTCGACATTGATTCTACAAAGTCGATAAACGCCATTTGCTCTTGCTCACCTGCAATCGCTTTTACTGCCGACTGCATCCCAGATGCGAAGTTAATGTGGCCTGAAACAACAATACCAATCATCTTAAAATCCTTGATTAGGGGGGAACTTATCCCCCCAAGCTATTGAAACGTATGGCTTACAAAATGCCGAGGAAGTGACCGACAACACCAGCTGCAAGGGTTGAGAAAATCAACACTGGCGGTTTAGCCCAAAAGCCCGTGCCCTTCACCATCTTGAGCATAAAGAACACCAATGCCAGTGGCAGAATGTTCGGCATGATCTTGTCAAATAAGGCACTTTGTAGTTCAACAACCTTGCCCCCTAATTCGAGTGAGGCCGTGGTCTGGACCCGAATAAAGGTGGCCGATAGCGCCCCGATAACAAAGATACCCATGATATTGGCGGCTTTGGCGAGCTTCTCGGTGGCATCACTCATGTTCACCATGGCGGCAGTACCCGCTCTGTAACCCATGAACATCAAACCGAAGTACACAGCAAAGTGAACAATCTGGTACAAGAAGAAGAACACGAATGGACCCGCAATCGACCCTTCCATCGCAATCGACGCACCCAGTGCCAAAGTCAATGGCATCAAGGTCATGTGGTCAATCGCATCACCGATACCGCCTGTTGGTCCCATACCCGCAACTTTCATCACGTTAACGGTGGATGGTTTTTCTTTGTTCTCTTCCATTGCGATGGCTGTGCCTAGCAAGAAAGTGAACAACTTAGGGCTGGCATTAAAGAACTGCAGATGGTTCTTTAATGATTTCGCAAAATCGCGTTTATTATCACCGTGGATTTTCTTCAGTGCTGGGATGATGGAGTAAGCAAAACCACCTGCCTGCATCCGCTCAAAGTTAAAGTTACCTTCCATGAACAGACCACGTAGCGCACAGATCCAAAGATCTTTTTTCGAAATCACTTTACGTGGTGTGGTGTCTTCGTATGAATCAATATCATCAACCAGACTTTCATGAACCTTGGTGTTTTTACCGGCTAAAGTGCCTGCTGTGATATCAGATGCCATCTTCAAATTCCTCTACTTGTTGGTTGTTTGAACTTCCATTATTTCCACTGAAGAAGTAGTAAAGCGCGGCTGCTGACGCACCTAGAATTGCTACAGCCATAATTGGTAACTTGAGGTATGTTGTCATTACGAAGCCGATGAAGAACACACCCGCCACTTCTTTTGACCACATGATTTTCAGTAACATTGCAAAACCGATTGCTGGAACCATCTTGGCACCAATGCCTAGGCCTTCTAGTAATACTTTCGGCGCGTTTTCATCAATCCAGCTTGCAGCGTGTTCACCAAAGTACACAGTGATGAAAGCAACTAAGGCGTACAGTAAAGAACGTAACGAGATGGTGGTGATCAGTAGTCTGTCTATACCGCCAGAGTCTCCTGATTCAGCAAATTTGTCCGCTTTACCCATGGTGAATGATGTTAGTGCGAAGAAACCAATGACTAACATTTGCATCATGACGGCAATCGGCATACCTACACCCATTGCTACTTCTGCTGATTGGCCTGTCATCACGGCAAAAGCAACAGCAGCAATCGTACCCATGGTCACATCTGGCGGCTGTGCACCAGCGTTAGGCACTAAGCCTAACCATGCCAGTTCCAAGGTTGCACCAGCAATCAGACCAATTTGCATATCACCCATAATCAGACCAACAACAGGACCTGTAATGAGCGGACGGTGGATGTTCAACGCGACATCGTATTTATCGATACCACAGAAGAACGCCCATATTGCGACCAGCGTAGCTTCAAAAAACATGATTTATTCCTTGTTTAAATCTCTGTTTATAGTGAGGTATGACGCGGCTTACGCCGACGTCATGGCAAGTTCAAGAACGTTGACAGGGTTTTGATCCGGCGTGTTTTGCACAGTACAAGTCACACCGCGTTCCACCATACGTTCAAAAGCATTAATATCTTTTTCATCAACCGAGACAGTCTTAGCGATCTGGCGTTTACCCTCATGAAAATGCATATTGCCAACATTGCAATGTGTCAGTGGCACACCACCTTCAACCAAGCGAGCAACATCTGTAGGGTTATTACATAAGATGAAGATCTTCTGTTTCTCTGACGCCTTGTGGATCACATCAATGGTTTTTTGGATAGAGAAAAAACGAACGGCATACTCACCACCGGCTGAAGCTTTCATACCCGCTTGCATAAAGGCGGCGTTTGGCCCTTCAGCAGCATCATCATTAGCAACAAGGATTAAGTTTGCTTCGGTATGCTTACCCCAAGTGATGCGAATTTGGCCATGCAATAGACGCTCGTCGATTCGGGTCCAAACAATGTTAGGTGCAGTCATAAGAGTTCTTCCTGTCTACTTATTAAAGTTATGAATAGTGACACCTTGAACAACGCGGTTTACTTCACCGGTAGGGCAAGGATTATCAGGCGTGTTACCCAGCGCTATAGCACGATGAAATGCATAAATCTGAGCAAAAATAATGTATGGAAATAAGAGCTCGATATCAGTCGCGGCTTCCATGGTAGGGACATGCCAGTAATCACCATTGGTGACTTGGTCATCTAGCTGAGCAGTAATAGCAATGACTTTACGAGCAATCTTGTCGCGACGTAATTCGCTTAACAGATCAAGGTCATATTGACGGGTGTATGGATTGTTTGAGATATACACAACTATCAACGTTTCGTTATCAACAATGGATTTAGGCCCATGACGAAAACCCAGCGGTGAGTCATATGCAGCTACAACTTTGCCCGCTGTCAGCTCAAGAAGCTTTAAAGCAGATTCCTGCGCTAACCCTTGCAAACCACCACTTCCTAGGTAAATGACGCGGCTAATATCTAGCTTTGCCATATTACTGATAGGTATATTAATTTCCTTGATCAGCTCCTCAGAACATAAGGATAACCTTTCAATCTCTTTCGAATGATCACATTTCCCATCAAGAATCGAAAATGCAGCTACCATCATTGAGGAAAAGCTGGAGGTCATCGCAAACGATTTGTCATTGGTTTCTTCAGGCATCAGTAATGCGAAACTGCGGCTATCGTTAGCGCTATTTTTATATAGCAGCCCCTCGGCATTACAGGTCAGCACAAGGTGGTAGCAATGCGTCAGGCATTGGTTCGCTAACTCAACCGCAGCAACACTTTCAGGGCTATTACCTGAGCGAGCAAATGACACCAATAATGTTGGTAGGTCTTCAGCAAAATACTGGTATGGATTGGAAACCAAATCGGTTGTGGCAACGGCTTCAACACGACGGCCAGTTTTCTCTGCTAATGCTGGTGCAAGCGCTCGCCCTGCAAAAGCTGATGTTCCCGCGCCCGTCATCACAATACGTAAATTTTGATGTGCAGATACCTTTGCCATAAAGGCTTCGATCGCAGGCTGGCATTCACTAAACGTCGCCTGCGTTTTACGCCAGCATGAAGGTTGCTGCTCAACTTCTTTAGCGGTCCAGAAAGCACTTAAGCTTTCAAGATCTTGCTCTGAGTAGCCCAGATATTGGTTCATGTAGTACCTCTTAACCTTTAATTTGTTTACAGGCTTTCGCATAGCTACGAAGCACCTGATGAATTTTGTCGAGAACCAAAGCTTTAGGCTCAGATTCAATCAGTCCAGCACGAACCGCTTGAAACTGTTCAGGCAAATACTGACTTAATAGAGGAAGTGGAATGCCAGTGCGCGATAAGTTGGCAAACAATGTTTCTTGTGCGTGATGAATTTGTTCATTCGGCCAGTAATAACGAATGCGATCACTGAAGCTGTAGCAACGTGCAAAACGCTGTTGGTGTTCATCACCGTGGTAGTATTTGTTCCAGTAATCGGGCGCATTACACATCTGCTGCTCAATCATTTCGCGGAGGTTGGAACAATGTGCTTTGGCGACAATCTCTTCTTCAATATCACAAAGGTTGAAAAGCGCTTCTCGCATTGCAAACGTTAAAGCAGGGCCTACTTTCAGAATCGCAAAATGGCCTTCAACTAATGCCTGATAGGCTTTATCGGTTTGATAATCGGTAGAGTGTGCTTCAAACACTAAGTGTGGGTAGTTGTTCACTACGCGACTTAAAGACACGGCTTTCTCTGGGCAATAATCGATAACACCCGTGTGGTCAAATTCAACACCAGGTTGCACCACTAAACCGATAACCCGTGACCAACAATCTGCAACACCTGCGGCGTCAAAGGCAGCTTTGTGGCATTCAATGGTTTCAATTGCCGCTTCAGGAGAGGTGACTTCCAGCTCATTAAGCGCTTCTGCCGCCCCACCCGGTACTGGTACTTCGGTACCAATCACATAGGAAAGATCGCTAGCACCGAAATTTGAGATCGCGGTACTTTCCGCAATTTTTGCCAATCTTGCTGCACGTTCAGCGACAATTTCATCAGAAAGCGGCACAGGATCATCAAGACAAGACATGCTGCAATCGAGGTGAATTTTCTTAAAGCCAGCAGCGACATAAGCCGCAATTAAGTCATCCGCATTTCGCATAGCTTCATCGGCATTAAGGCCTTGCCAGCGATTTGGACCTAGATGATCACCACCTAAAATAAGTTTTTCAGTAGGGAATTGAAGTAATTCCGCCATCTCCAATACGAAATTTCGAAAGTCGACAGGCGTCATGCCTGTGTAACCGCCAAATTGATCGACCTGATTGGAGGTAGCTTCAATTAATAATAAAGAATCGTCGCTCAACGCCTGCTTGAGAGCGGCTTCTATCACCAGAGGGTGAGCAGAACAAACAGCATAAATACCGTTTTGTTCACCCGCTTTATGACGTTGAACGAGATTTTGAAGGGTGTTCATGTACTAACTCCACAATCCACATCTGAGATGCTGTTATGGAGTTAGTGGGTTAGTATTCTTTTTCTACGATAATCACATCAACTTTCATTTCACGAAGACCTTGGACGTAGTCTTCAGGAATATCAGAATCTGTCACTAAGATATCAATGTTTCCGAACTCACGAATCATGTGGCAACTACGCTTACCGAACTTACTTGAATCGGCGACCGCAATCACTTGCTCAGAAATCTCACACATTAAGCGGTTAAGACTCGCTTCCTGCTCATTGTGTGTCGTGATACCAGCTCTTAAATCAAAACCGTCCACACCGAGGAAAACTTTATCAAAACGATAATTTTTCAAACTGTGTTCAGCTTGAGAGCCCGAAAAAGAGAGTGCATTCTTACGAAGTACACCACCCGACATCAGAACCTCTACTCCAGGTGCCGATGCCAACTCCATTGCAACATCCAGACCATTGGTCATAACCACTACATCTTCCAGCGATTTCAAGCTGGATGCGATTTCTCGCGTAGTCGTTCCCGAATCCAGAATAACAGTGTCACCACTTTCGATAAGTTTCGCTGCAGCCTGACCAATCAGAGATTTAATACCCGCATTTTGGCGGCGTTTCTCATGAACAGTCAGCTCTGCAATCACCCCAGTATTCGGAATGGCTGCGCCATGAGAGCGGACAACATAACCATTCTTTTCTAGAAAACTAAGATCACTTCGAATCGTGACACTAGAGACATCAAACTGTGCGGCAAGGTCCTCGACACGTGCTTTACCATCACGGTTAACCACGTTCACAATTTCCATGCGCCTTTCGACTGCACTTTTCACTTTACCTTGTCTCCTTACGAAACCAGCAAAATCTCTTTCGCTTGATTTCGAATACAGCTTACACCTAAAAACGAAAGCAACAACGCAAGAAATGAAAACTTTTGATCTCTTTCACAATCTTTCGCATTGTTACGTTTACTCTTGCGTAGACTTACGCATTTGTTCATATCATAACCCTCGCCAACCCTAAAGCCAAACTCTAACCACCAACATCGCTCTCAATTTTAATGAATTGTGTGACATATAAAGATAAAAACTTTCGCTAAAAGCACGAATTAACTTTCGTTTACTTTTTTGTGATCGAATACACAGCCATTGTAATTTCGATCACTTACGATCCGAAGCAATTCGCAAGCACGTGATTGCGCTAGGTCATAAAAATAACCAAACACAAGATTAATGAAAGAAAGTAGACCTTTCATTTGTTTTTAAACATCCAATACGTTTCACTTTCAGGAGACCATATGTCTATTTCGCGACGTAGCCTACTAAAAGGCATGGCAGCCACCAGTGCTGTCGCGGCAACGGCAGGGTGTGCCACATCACCCAGTACCCTCACCGCTAGTGACAGCAAAGCACCACCAAAGAAACAACCCAATTTACTGATCGTCTTTCCTGACGAAATGCGTGCCCACGCGTTAGGTTTTATGAAGCAAGACCCGTCTGACACGCCACACCTGAACCGCTTTGCGAAACAGAGTGTGGTACTGCGTCAGGCAGTATCTAACTTCCCGCTTTGCACCCCTTTCCGTGGCATGCTGATGACAGGGCAATACCCTTACCGTAACGGCATTCAAGGCAACAGCCATACCGCAATGCCAGGCAAATTTGGCGGTAAAGATTTTGGAATTGAATTAAAGAAACAGACCCGTACTTGGTCAGATATTTTGAAAGATCAAGGCTATAGCATGGGCTATATCGGAAAATGGCACCTTGATACGCCAGAAGCTCCCTTTATTCCAAGCTATAACAACCCAATGGAAGGTCGTTACTGGAATGATTGGACAGCCCCAGATCGTCGCCATGGTTTCGACTTCTGGTATGCCTATGGCACTTACGATAAACACCTAACACCTATGTACTGGACCAATGAAACACCACGCGATCAACCGATAAAAGTGAATCAATGGAGTCCAGAACATGAAGCTGACATTGCGATTAAATATTTACGCAATGAAAACGGCGCCTACCGTGATAGCGATAAGCCCTTTACGTTAGTGGTGTCGATGAACCCACCCCACTCTCCGTACGATCAAGTACCGCAAAAATATTTAGATCGTTATAAAGATAAAACCTCACGAGCGCTGAATACCCGACCAAATGTGCAATGGGATAAGGAATACCTTGAAGGTTACGGCCCTGAGTATTTCAAAGAATACATGGCGATGGTGAATGGGGTTGATGAGCAGTTTGGCCGTATTGTCGACGAGCTTGACCGCTTAGGCCTTGAAGAGGAAACCCTTGTGGTCTTCTTCTCGGATCATGGCTGCTGCCTTGGCTCACACGGTATGCCAACCAAAAACAACCATTACGATGAGTCTATGCGGATCCCTATGATGTTCCGCTGGCCGGGCAAACTCGCCCCACGCCAAGATGATCTCTTATTCTCAGCACCAGATATTTACCCAACCTTATTTGGCTTAATGGGTATCCCTGATCTGATCCCAGATACCGTTGAAGGGGCCAACTTTGCCAATACCATCAATGGCATCGAAGGGGATGATAAACCTAGCTCGCAGTTCTACACCTTTATGCCATACGGTGGGCAATCCTATGGCCGCCGTGGCGTAAGAACCGATCGCTACACCCTCATGATGGATAGAAAAATTGGTAAGCCACTGACTGTGGTGCTGCACGACAACCAGCAAGATCCCTATCAAATGCAAAATATCGCTGAGCAAAACGAAAGCCTAGTACATCAATTAGTCGAAGAGGAATTGATGCCTTGGCTTGAACATACCGGTGATCCTTGGCGCCCGACCGAAGTACCGGCCAATACCGCGAATGCTTACACCTAATTTAGCAATTACAACCAACTTAAATACCAACTTAAACAATAAGGTTATTATGAACACGACAACAAAATTTATGCTGGCCTCTTTATTAGCAGCATCATCAGCACAAGCACTGGCTAACGACTATAAAACTACGGTTGAATACCGCCACCAATATTTAGACGGTTCAGAAAAACATGCTGATCGTTTTAAAGCGTTTTTAGATACAGGTAAAAACATTGGTTTTGAACTCGATGCACGTTACTCAAATGATGACGGCGCCTTCGATGCGATGACCATGAATGGCTCAGAATTTTCAGCCTTCTATTACAAGAAACTGAATAAGAACATCGTTGGGTTAGTTGGTACCTCACTCGACTTTACTTCTGCGGGTCTTGTCTACGTGCCGTATGCACGTTTGAACTACGCGTTCGACAATGGTTTCCGTATCCAAGGCCGTTATAAGTGGAAATTCTGGGATTACGGTCAACAAGGTACTGACGGCAATAGCTACCATTCAAAAATCCAACAATTTGATACTTGGCTAGGTTATAAAACGGGTGACTGGGACTTCCAGTACGAGTTCCAATTCTGGAAAGAGATGTCTGACAACGCGCAACCACTATTTGATAACGGCTCTACCGACTACTTACACAATGCGCGCGTGATGTACTCCATTAAGACCGCAGACGGTGAAAACTGGCGTCCATTTGTTGAAGTGGGCCAAGTGAAACAAAGCCGCACTACCGATGAAAGACAAATCCGTTACCGTGTGGGTATTAAATACACATGGTAATATCTACATTGCTCATCTAGCTATGTGTAAAGCCTCCAGACGGAGGCTTTATATTAACTAAAAGATAATTGTCATGATGCTTAGATCGATTACTTCGACTTTTCCGCTATCATCTTTTCGACCATAGGCGCTAACTGTTCATAAGGTAAATACCCAGGTAGCAACTGATCGTCAATTAGCATTGCTGGTGTTCCTCGCACACCAAGATCGTTAAATAGCTGATAGTTTTTCTTCGCCATCTCAGTCGATTCTGCATTCTCTGCAACATATTGTTCAACACCATTCGCTTTCGCAACTGTCATGATAGAACGTGCATCATGCAAGCCAGGCTTACTGATCAGCATTTTATTTACGGCATCGAACTTATCACGGGCATTTTTCCATACATTAAGCGCGAATGTGGTTGAGTTTGCCGAGGAAGACATCTCTTTCAGCGGAACTAAAATATGAATCACTTTAATATCGTTAGGGTTTTCTTTGACGATCCGCTCTACAACTGGATCTAATTTTTTACACCAAGGACAGCTAAAGTCAGTCAGTACCACTATGGTTAACTTAGGATCACTCGCACCAAATGACGGTAAATCAGGATTATTGTAGATATAGTCATGATTATCCCTGAGCACCTGTTTAAACTGCTCTTCTTGCGAAAAATAGGCATTCAGGTTGTCATAAAGCACATCGATGATCTCAGGGTTAGCCTGTAGCATCGCGTTAATATCTTCAATTTTCTCTTGCTGTGTCTTCGCAAATGTCAAAGGTGAAAAAGTCACAGTCAAAATAAATGTAAAAATGAGCGTTATCTTAGTTCGGGTTTGGTTTTGGTTTTTCATCTCGTTTCCAACTTAAATCGTAAACAGCAACGGCAGATAACCAACCCTTAGAGTGAGCACTCTCAAGATAGTGTTATACCTGT
The nucleotide sequence above comes from Photobacterium swingsii. Encoded proteins:
- the kbaZ gene encoding tagatose-bisphosphate aldolase subunit KbaZ, translating into MNTLQNLVQRHKAGEQNGIYAVCSAHPLVIEAALKQALSDDSLLLIEATSNQVDQFGGYTGMTPVDFRNFVLEMAELLQFPTEKLILGGDHLGPNRWQGLNADEAMRNADDLIAAYVAAGFKKIHLDCSMSCLDDPVPLSDEIVAERAARLAKIAESTAISNFGASDLSYVIGTEVPVPGGAAEALNELEVTSPEAAIETIECHKAAFDAAGVADCWSRVIGLVVQPGVEFDHTGVIDYCPEKAVSLSRVVNNYPHLVFEAHSTDYQTDKAYQALVEGHFAILKVGPALTFAMREALFNLCDIEEEIVAKAHCSNLREMIEQQMCNAPDYWNKYYHGDEHQQRFARCYSFSDRIRYYWPNEQIHHAQETLFANLSRTGIPLPLLSQYLPEQFQAVRAGLIESEPKALVLDKIHQVLRSYAKACKQIKG
- the agaR gene encoding transcriptional repressor AgaR, which translates into the protein MKSAVERRMEIVNVVNRDGKARVEDLAAQFDVSSVTIRSDLSFLEKNGYVVRSHGAAIPNTGVIAELTVHEKRRQNAGIKSLIGQAAAKLIESGDTVILDSGTTTREIASSLKSLEDVVVMTNGLDVAMELASAPGVEVLMSGGVLRKNALSFSGSQAEHSLKNYRFDKVFLGVDGFDLRAGITTHNEQEASLNRLMCEISEQVIAVADSSKFGKRSCHMIREFGNIDILVTDSDIPEDYVQGLREMKVDVIIVEKEY
- a CDS encoding oligogalacturonate-specific porin KdgM family protein, encoding MNTTTKFMLASLLAASSAQALANDYKTTVEYRHQYLDGSEKHADRFKAFLDTGKNIGFELDARYSNDDGAFDAMTMNGSEFSAFYYKKLNKNIVGLVGTSLDFTSAGLVYVPYARLNYAFDNGFRIQGRYKWKFWDYGQQGTDGNSYHSKIQQFDTWLGYKTGDWDFQYEFQFWKEMSDNAQPLFDNGSTDYLHNARVMYSIKTADGENWRPFVEVGQVKQSRTTDERQIRYRVGIKYTW
- a CDS encoding sulfatase family protein translates to MSISRRSLLKGMAATSAVAATAGCATSPSTLTASDSKAPPKKQPNLLIVFPDEMRAHALGFMKQDPSDTPHLNRFAKQSVVLRQAVSNFPLCTPFRGMLMTGQYPYRNGIQGNSHTAMPGKFGGKDFGIELKKQTRTWSDILKDQGYSMGYIGKWHLDTPEAPFIPSYNNPMEGRYWNDWTAPDRRHGFDFWYAYGTYDKHLTPMYWTNETPRDQPIKVNQWSPEHEADIAIKYLRNENGAYRDSDKPFTLVVSMNPPHSPYDQVPQKYLDRYKDKTSRALNTRPNVQWDKEYLEGYGPEYFKEYMAMVNGVDEQFGRIVDELDRLGLEEETLVVFFSDHGCCLGSHGMPTKNNHYDESMRIPMMFRWPGKLAPRQDDLLFSAPDIYPTLFGLMGIPDLIPDTVEGANFANTINGIEGDDKPSSQFYTFMPYGGQSYGRRGVRTDRYTLMMDRKIGKPLTVVLHDNQQDPYQMQNIAEQNESLVHQLVEEELMPWLEHTGDPWRPTEVPANTANAYT
- a CDS encoding DsbA family protein, whose protein sequence is MKNQNQTRTKITLIFTFILTVTFSPLTFAKTQQEKIEDINAMLQANPEIIDVLYDNLNAYFSQEEQFKQVLRDNHDYIYNNPDLPSFGASDPKLTIVVLTDFSCPWCKKLDPVVERIVKENPNDIKVIHILVPLKEMSSSANSTTFALNVWKNARDKFDAVNKMLISKPGLHDARSIMTVAKANGVEQYVAENAESTEMAKKNYQLFNDLGVRGTPAMLIDDQLLPGYLPYEQLAPMVEKMIAEKSK